In a single window of the Leptospira sanjuanensis genome:
- the murI gene encoding glutamate racemase — translation MKEPLRIGLMDSGMGGLSVLKEILKYQIPLEVVYYGDLKNSPYGEKDASAILEIVRNVCIRLQEENVAAILLACNTATSAAAETLRKEFTIPIFGMEPAIKPAIQQNPGKKIALLATPVTQREEKLQKLKKELRAEELILPVSCPGLAGLVDQGKFDEAEKYLEPILKDLKEKDVDNLVLGCTHYVFLKQIIETNFPGVKIYDGNEGTVRHLLNSLQVAGKIGDAVFDSLQTDVTMQNSSHNGLQSASLTYKLLLNSEDPFHSTLASDLLGSRTRA, via the coding sequence TTGAAAGAGCCGCTGCGCATCGGACTGATGGATTCCGGTATGGGCGGCTTGTCCGTTCTTAAGGAAATTCTAAAATATCAAATTCCGCTTGAAGTCGTATATTACGGAGATCTAAAGAATAGTCCGTACGGCGAAAAGGACGCTTCGGCGATTCTGGAGATCGTACGAAACGTTTGTATTCGATTGCAAGAGGAGAACGTTGCGGCGATTCTACTCGCGTGTAATACCGCGACTTCCGCTGCGGCTGAAACGCTTCGAAAAGAATTTACGATCCCGATTTTCGGAATGGAACCAGCAATCAAACCGGCGATCCAACAAAATCCCGGAAAAAAAATCGCTCTTCTGGCTACTCCCGTCACGCAAAGAGAAGAGAAACTGCAGAAGCTCAAAAAGGAATTAAGAGCGGAAGAATTGATCCTCCCGGTTTCTTGTCCCGGATTGGCCGGTCTCGTGGATCAGGGAAAATTCGACGAGGCCGAAAAATATCTCGAACCGATTTTGAAGGATTTGAAAGAGAAGGATGTAGACAATCTGGTGTTGGGCTGCACGCATTACGTTTTTTTAAAGCAAATCATTGAAACGAATTTTCCGGGAGTGAAAATCTACGACGGAAACGAGGGGACGGTTCGGCATCTTTTGAATTCTCTGCAAGTTGCCGGAAAGATCGGAGACGCCGTTTTTGATTCTTTGCAAACGGATGTAACGATGCAGAATTCGAGTCATAACGGTTTGCAATCCGCCTCTCTTACATACAAGCTCCTCTTAAACAGCGAAGATCCGTTCCATTCTACGCTTGCGTCCGATCTTTTGGGATCGCGAACCAGAGCGTAA
- a CDS encoding S1C family serine protease, protein MEFLRSLPKVVLINGILFSILIAVLIFPKDCSLSSLFSGKRPISPGEQKSAIEIQNSFRNVYHLVKDSVVSIRTKKSESISSPYHYFDFRNERLASFGSGFFVHEKGYIVTNYHVIEGAESIEVITSNGSVHSAKYVGSHERADIALLKIREGSGLKPIVFGDSDQIEVGDWAIAIGSPFGLERSFSVGVVSAKYREDLDETGQTHIQTDSMINPGSSGGPLLNIYGEVIGINRLIRSETGRNSGIGFAIPSNYALKIIRMIESNQGRHIRPAILGVMATVPLPDHRIALGIPESWTGVLVYDMDPQSSAELGGIKRYDFILEANGTPIKNINDLREQVGIVGLGGKIKLRIYREKAMLELPIKLIQK, encoded by the coding sequence ATGGAATTTTTACGCTCGCTCCCGAAGGTAGTCTTAATCAACGGAATTCTTTTTAGCATTTTGATTGCGGTTCTGATTTTTCCCAAGGATTGTTCGTTGTCTTCTCTTTTCTCCGGTAAACGTCCGATCAGCCCCGGCGAACAAAAATCCGCGATCGAAATTCAGAATTCATTCCGCAACGTTTATCATCTTGTAAAGGATTCCGTCGTCTCGATCCGAACGAAAAAGAGCGAATCGATTTCCAGTCCGTATCACTACTTCGATTTTAGAAACGAGAGATTGGCGTCTTTCGGAAGCGGATTCTTCGTGCATGAAAAAGGTTATATCGTCACGAATTATCACGTGATCGAAGGCGCGGAAAGCATAGAAGTCATCACTTCGAACGGAAGCGTTCACTCCGCGAAATACGTGGGAAGTCACGAACGAGCGGACATCGCACTTTTAAAAATCCGGGAAGGTTCCGGTTTAAAGCCGATCGTCTTCGGCGACTCGGATCAAATCGAAGTAGGGGATTGGGCGATCGCGATCGGTTCTCCCTTCGGTTTAGAACGTTCCTTCAGCGTCGGAGTCGTCTCCGCAAAATACAGGGAAGATTTGGACGAGACCGGTCAGACGCATATCCAAACCGACAGCATGATCAATCCCGGGAGCAGCGGCGGCCCGCTTTTGAACATCTATGGAGAAGTCATCGGAATCAACCGTTTGATCCGAAGCGAAACTGGACGGAACTCCGGCATCGGTTTTGCGATTCCAAGCAACTATGCGTTGAAGATCATTCGTATGATCGAGTCGAATCAAGGCAGACACATTCGACCTGCGATTCTCGGAGTGATGGCTACCGTCCCGCTTCCCGATCACAGGATCGCATTGGGGATTCCGGAATCTTGGACGGGAGTTCTTGTCTACGACATGGACCCGCAATCTTCGGCGGAACTTGGCGGAATCAAACGTTACGATTTTATTCTCGAGGCGAACGGAACTCCGATTAAAAATATTAATGATCTGCGCGAACAGGTTGGAATAGTGGGATTGGGCGGCAAGATCAAACTCCGCATCTATCGGGAGAAGGCGATGCTCGAACTTCCGATTAAGCTGATTCAGAAATAA
- a CDS encoding pyridoxal phosphate-dependent aminotransferase, with protein sequence MRRNIVHSGADALIYEIRQIVAVAKKLEALGLQITYENIGDPIQKGETIPDWMKEIVSNLVLKDKSWAYTATQGYEPTRTFLAQKVNERGGAQITADDLLFFNGLGDAVAKIFGFMRREARVLGPSPAYSTISSAEAAHSGYEHLTYNLLPEHNWMPDLEDIENKVRYNDSIAGILLINPDNPTGAVYDKTLMKKIVAICEKYDLMLICDETYAHVNYSDHGPLHLSEVIGDKVPGMALRSISKEFPWPGGRCGWLEIFNKDKDPVFSRYVKSLLDAKMLEVCSTTLPQMAIPEVYSHPEFIPHLKRRNEKFKKRAHAATEYFAGIKGVKVVEPKGAFYLTVAFDDGVLNSKMRLKVENQKADEFIQPLLGSAANDRRFVYYLLASTGICVVPLSAFCTLKDGFRVTLLEENEEKFDWIYKTLRDKITEYIASA encoded by the coding sequence ATGAGAAGAAACATCGTTCACAGCGGAGCGGACGCTCTGATCTATGAAATCAGACAGATCGTAGCCGTCGCAAAAAAACTGGAGGCTCTCGGTCTTCAGATCACGTATGAAAACATCGGTGATCCGATTCAAAAGGGAGAAACAATTCCCGATTGGATGAAAGAGATCGTTTCCAACCTCGTATTGAAAGACAAGTCTTGGGCCTACACGGCCACGCAAGGTTACGAACCTACCCGCACCTTCCTCGCCCAGAAAGTGAACGAAAGAGGCGGAGCGCAGATCACCGCGGACGATCTTTTATTCTTCAACGGACTCGGCGACGCGGTCGCGAAGATTTTCGGTTTTATGAGAAGGGAAGCCCGCGTTCTCGGACCGAGCCCCGCGTATTCCACGATTTCCTCCGCGGAAGCCGCGCACAGCGGGTACGAACACCTAACGTATAATCTTTTACCCGAACACAATTGGATGCCCGATCTCGAGGATATCGAGAACAAGGTGCGTTACAACGATTCTATCGCGGGAATTCTTTTGATCAACCCGGACAATCCGACCGGCGCAGTATATGATAAAACCTTAATGAAGAAGATCGTAGCCATCTGCGAAAAATACGATCTCATGCTGATCTGCGACGAAACCTACGCGCACGTGAATTATTCGGATCACGGTCCCCTTCATCTTTCGGAAGTCATCGGGGACAAGGTTCCCGGAATGGCGTTACGATCCATATCCAAAGAATTTCCTTGGCCGGGCGGACGCTGCGGTTGGCTCGAAATTTTCAACAAGGACAAGGATCCGGTCTTCAGCCGTTACGTAAAATCGCTGTTAGACGCCAAGATGCTCGAGGTTTGTTCCACCACTTTGCCGCAAATGGCGATTCCGGAAGTGTATTCTCATCCGGAGTTTATTCCGCATTTAAAACGGAGAAACGAGAAGTTCAAAAAACGCGCACACGCCGCGACCGAATACTTCGCGGGAATAAAAGGGGTAAAGGTCGTCGAGCCCAAAGGCGCGTTTTATCTGACCGTGGCGTTCGACGACGGAGTTCTGAATTCGAAGATGAGGTTGAAGGTGGAGAATCAAAAGGCGGACGAGTTCATCCAGCCGCTTCTCGGCTCTGCCGCAAATGATCGAAGATTCGTGTATTATCTGCTCGCTTCCACGGGAATCTGCGTGGTTCCTTTGTCCGCCTTCTGCACGTTAAAGGACGGATTTAGAGTGACTCTTCTCGAGGAAAACGAGGAAAAGTTCGACTGGATCTACAAAACTCTTCGCGATAAAATTACGGAGTACATCGCTTCCGCCTAA
- a CDS encoding RNA polymerase sigma factor, producing the protein MSASSFFGKNSSEAQSLLEGIVRKDPKSLEKFYDLYGSLLYSVIYKILMNREEAEEILQEVFTILWNKADQFKPERSSPLTWLTTIARNAAVSKLRSSDYKNRKQSTEFREIFTEKPGVARDSVFQAAMDSSLLTRVREAVASLAPEISVLLQEAYWSGLSQSEIAEKYKLPLGTVKSRIRTGLLELRDKLKDWS; encoded by the coding sequence TTGTCCGCATCCTCTTTTTTCGGGAAAAATTCTTCCGAGGCACAGTCGCTCCTGGAAGGAATCGTTCGAAAAGATCCCAAGTCGCTCGAAAAATTTTACGATCTCTACGGATCGCTCCTTTATTCCGTAATTTATAAAATTCTAATGAACCGCGAAGAAGCCGAAGAAATTCTCCAGGAAGTATTCACGATTTTGTGGAACAAGGCGGATCAATTCAAGCCGGAACGATCTTCTCCCTTGACTTGGTTGACTACGATTGCGCGTAACGCGGCGGTTTCCAAGTTGCGTTCTTCCGATTATAAGAATCGAAAACAAAGCACGGAGTTTCGGGAAATATTTACGGAAAAACCAGGCGTCGCCCGGGATTCCGTTTTTCAAGCGGCCATGGATTCTTCGTTGCTGACTCGTGTTCGCGAGGCGGTCGCTTCTTTAGCTCCGGAAATTTCGGTTCTTTTGCAGGAAGCGTATTGGAGCGGACTCAGTCAGAGCGAAATCGCTGAAAAATACAAACTTCCTTTAGGAACGGTGAAGTCGCGGATTCGAACGGGACTTTTGGAATTGCGAGACAAACTCAAGGATTGGTCGTAA
- a CDS encoding aminopeptidase, with product MSEPNFNSLNTKNNRKFKSALKIGRIGFLVFLCFALQGCAGYLWHLGTGQLDILLKRKSIESVLQDPNTQPDVKEKLKSVESFREYGIKELALDPAAGFKSYVQLDREELGWHVAACYPLKLESYTWWFPIAGTVPYKGYFDLAKAKEEEKELKEKGFDTRIRITAGYSTLGWFEDPIFSSQLDGKPHEIASLVFHEMAHATVYFPGDSSFNESYASFVEEEGAFRYLESIEGKDSPIKKQILLHKEESQKLKKLLVETADKLKSLYATGASDSEKLEGKKKIFDAFKESLLLAKEEFKTFEVEKLAAKNWNNEDFVGYLRYHSGTDFFKKEFEKTGGDFAKFHERMRTLVNLSKEERKKLLESRGE from the coding sequence ATGTCAGAACCTAACTTCAATTCTCTCAATACGAAGAACAACCGTAAATTCAAAAGCGCTTTGAAAATAGGAAGAATCGGATTCTTAGTCTTTCTTTGTTTCGCTCTGCAAGGTTGTGCGGGTTATCTCTGGCATTTGGGAACGGGGCAACTCGACATTCTACTCAAACGAAAGTCGATCGAATCCGTATTGCAGGACCCGAACACACAACCGGACGTAAAAGAAAAACTTAAATCCGTCGAAAGTTTCCGCGAATACGGAATCAAAGAATTGGCTCTCGATCCGGCGGCCGGGTTCAAGTCGTATGTTCAACTCGATCGGGAAGAATTGGGCTGGCACGTAGCAGCCTGTTATCCTTTGAAATTGGAATCTTATACTTGGTGGTTTCCGATCGCGGGCACGGTTCCTTACAAGGGCTACTTCGATTTAGCAAAAGCGAAGGAAGAGGAAAAAGAACTCAAAGAAAAAGGATTCGATACGAGAATTCGAATCACGGCCGGATATTCCACGCTCGGCTGGTTCGAAGATCCGATCTTTTCCTCGCAGCTGGACGGGAAGCCGCACGAGATCGCCTCGCTCGTGTTTCACGAAATGGCGCACGCGACCGTGTATTTTCCGGGGGATTCTTCGTTTAATGAAAGTTATGCGAGTTTCGTCGAGGAAGAAGGCGCGTTCCGTTATCTGGAATCGATCGAAGGAAAGGATAGCCCGATCAAAAAGCAGATTCTCCTTCATAAGGAAGAATCCCAAAAGCTCAAAAAACTACTCGTGGAAACCGCGGACAAACTCAAGAGCTTATACGCCACAGGTGCGTCCGATTCCGAAAAACTCGAGGGGAAAAAGAAAATATTCGACGCGTTCAAGGAATCGCTTCTTCTTGCAAAAGAAGAATTCAAAACGTTTGAGGTTGAAAAACTCGCCGCAAAAAACTGGAACAACGAGGACTTCGTGGGTTATCTTCGGTATCATTCCGGCACGGATTTTTTTAAAAAGGAATTCGAAAAGACCGGCGGCGACTTCGCCAAGTTTCACGAAAGAATGAGAACTCTCGTAAATCTCTCCAAAGAGGAACGTAAGAAACTGCTGGAAAGCCGCGGAGAATAA